The sequence CGTCGCGGGCGTGTTGAAGTCGTCCGACGTCTCACCGGCGTTCATGTTGAAGCCGGTGCTGAGGGTGAAGGGGAAGTTCGTCTCCCCCGCGGCCGTCAGGTGCGCGGCGGCCTCGTCCAGCAGCGAGGAGATGTGGTCGAACACCTTCTCCTTGCTCTCGATGGGGGCCAGCTCACCCAGCGGCAGGTCCACGGCGATGGCCGCGCCGTTGGTGTCGCGCGTGTTGATGACCACCAGGAAGTCCAGCGCCATGATGGTCTTCGTGAAGCCGCGGATGGCCTCCTTCTCGGCGTCCGACGGGCCGGCCACCTTGGTCACCGCCGCCAGCAGCGTGTTGGCGTTGCGGATGTTGGCGTACGGGTTCGTCCAGAAGTTGCCGCCGAAGGCCGGGCCGCCCGGGTCCAGGTCCGGACCGAGCAGCTCCTCGACGGTGCGAGGCTCCGCGGGGTCGAACACGAACGCCTCACGACCGATGACGCCCAATTCCGCGACGTAGCCGTTCTGCGCCGCCAGGCCCACGCGGTTGCCGATGAGCAGGCCCGTGGCCGCGCTGTTGACGCGCGACGGCGTCGGGTTGTCCCGGAAGTCATCCAGGCTGACGTTGTCCAGGTCGGTGACGTCGAGGCCACCGCATCCGCCCAGGCCCAGCACCGCGGCCAGCATCACCACTGCCTTCTTCGTCGAATACATGGTCTTCATGGCCTTAGAACCCGACGTCGAGCGACGTCCAGAAGCTGCGGCTGGGGGGGAACGGGGCGACGTCGATGTTGCGAGCAATGGCCTGGTTGCCGAAGTTGCTCACCTCGGGGTCCAGACCCGAGTAGCTCGTGAAGGTGAGCAGGTTGCGGCCGCTCAGGCTGAGCCGGGCGTTCTGCACCTTCGGAATCGCGGACACCCACTGCTTGGGCAGGTTGTAGGTGAGCGTCACCTCGCGCAGCTTCACGAAGGTCGCGTCCTCGATGTAGACGCCCGCGTTGGAGCGGCGGTCCGCCAGGCGCTGGCGGCCCCCCGTCTCGAAGTCCACGGACGTGCCCGAGGCGTCATACAGGAAGCGGGTCAGGTTGATGATGTCGCTGCCCTGCTGCCAGTGGAACATGAAGGACAGGGTGAAGTCCGAGTACTTCAGCGTGTTGGCGAAGCCGACGATGAAGTCCGGCTCGGTGTCGCCGAGCTTCTTCACCTGCAGGTTGCCGTTCGCGTCGCGCACGTTGCCGACAATCTGCGTCGCGGACGCGCCCTGCTCGATGCGGAAGGCGCCCAGCGCCGTGCCGAAGCCGCCCGTGAGGAAGGCGGGCACCGGCAGGTCCGTCACCTTGCTGCGGTTGAGCGCGAAGGTGGCGGAGCTCGTCCACTCGAGCGGGCCGCGCACCGGCGTCACCTGCAGCATGGCCTCCACGCCGCGGTTGCGCAGCGAGCCGCCGTTGAAGATCTGCGTGGTGAAGCCCGTGGAGGGCGGCATGTTGCGCTGCAGGATGAGGTCGCTGATGGTGCGCTGGTACAGCGTCAGCTCCGCCACCAGGTCGCCGCCGAAGAAGAGCGCGTCGACACCGGCCTCGATTTCACGCTGCCGCTCGGGCCGGATGTTCGGGTCGCCGGCGATTCCGGAGCCGATGAGGCCCGGCGTGCCCTGGACGTTGTTGATGGTGGGCAGGCTGTTGAACTTCATGCCGTAGCGGGGCAGGTTGCCCGTCTCGCCGTAGGCCGCGCGCAGCTTGAACTCGTTCACCACGGGGTGGAACGAGGGGAGCCGGTACGCGGTGGACAGCTTCGGGTAGAAGTACAGCTTGTTCTCGTTGCCGTTCGCGCTGCTCTGCTCGCCGCGGATGGCGCCCACCAGGGTGAGGCGCTCGTCCAGCATGAGCATCTCCTCCTGGACGTAGTAGCCGCGGTCCCGGATGAGCTGCTTGTCCTGCCGCACGCCCACCACCGTGCCCGAGTCCACGTTGGACTGGCCGGCGTTCAGGTTCTCGCTGATGACGTACACCGAGTTGATGCTGCGCTCCTCGAACTGCACACCGCCGGAGGTGGTGGAGACGAGGGCCTTCGAGGCGGGCCGGTACGTGTGCACCAGGTTGAGGCCGCCGTTTAGGTTGCGCACCTGGCTGGTGCCGAACAGCGACGTGCCCGGGAAGGTGTCGTCCACCGGCTCGAAGTTGAGCTCGGGCGGGAAGAGGAGGGTGTTCTCCTGCTGGAAGCGGTCCACGCCGGCGTTGGCGAGGATGCGCAGGTGGTTCTCCTCCGTCTTCAGCAGGTTGACGGTGGCATCACCCGCGCCGATGAAGCGCCACACGTCCTCGTCGTTCTGCACGAGCGCGGCCGTCTGCAGCGGGTTGGCCCCGTTCCCCAGGAAGGGGTTCTTCGGGTACACGCCGTTGCCGTCGGCCTGGAGGTTGAGGAACTCCGGCGAGCTCGGCATCGTCATGTAATACGTGATGGTCTGATTGTCGTTGTTCGTCAGACCGCGCTGACCCAGCGTGTGAATCAGGTTGGTGGAGACATTGAGCTCCACGGCCTCGCCAACGTTCTGACCGAGGTTGAGCCGGAACGACTGCTTCTCGTAGCCGGTGTTGGCGATGATGCCTTCGTCGTTCTTCACCAGCGCCGAGGCGAAGTACTTCGTGCTGCCCGCCGCGCCGCTGATGCTGGCCAGCGTCTCCGAGGACAGGCTGCGGCGGCCCGCGAGCAGGGCCTCCTGGTCATACGTCTTGCCCGGCACGTAGTACTGGGCCGCGTCCTCGCCGAAGGTCTCGATGACCTCGTCCACCGTCTCGAAGCGGCGGGTGCCCAGCTTGTTGGCCAGCGAGTAGAAGCCGAGGCGCTGGGTGATGTCGACCTTGGGCGCACCCTCGCGGCCGCGCTTGGTGTTGATGATGACCACGCCGTTGGCCGCCTTGGAGCCGTAGATGGCGGCCGCGGACGCACCCTTGAGGACCTCGATGCTCTCGATGTCGTTGGGGTTGATGTCCGCGATGCGGTTGACCTGGTTGTCCTGCGTGGGGGACGGGTTGGAGCCCGTCACCGAGTCCGTCACGTTGTAGACGCCGGACGCAATCGCCACGTCGCTGACGAGCACGCCGTCGATGACGTACAGCGGCTGCGTGGAGCCGTTGATGGTGGACACGCCGCGCAGGCGCAGCTGCATGCCGCCGCCCGGAGCGCCGGAGTTGCTCTGGATGTTGGCGCCGGCCACCTTGCCCTGGAGGGCCTGGTCCACCGTCTGCGCGGGAGAGCGGTTGAGCTCCTCGGCATTCACCGAGGCCACCGAGTTGGCCAGGTTCTTACGGGCCACCTCGGAGGCGCGGCCCACGACGACCATCTCCTCGGAGAAGACGTTGTCGAGCAGGACGTTGAGGACCTCGCGCTGGTTGGCGCCGACCTTCACCTCTCGCTCGCCATAGTCCTGGCTGGAGAAGAGCAGCGTCACCGCCCCCATGGGCACGTTGGGCAGGGTGAAGGTGCCGTCCAGCTCCGTCTCCACGCCCTGGGTGGTACCCTTGATGATGACACGCACCAGGGGCAGACCCTCATTGGTCAGTCGGTCCGCCACGCGACCCTTGATGGTGCGGGTCGCTGCCGGAGCCGCCGCGGCGGGCTGCGCCGCGGGTGCTGCCGGACTGGCGGCAGCCGGCTGCGGCGCCGGAGTTGCCGGAGCCTGCGCAGCGGGTGCCTGGGGTTCGGGAGCCGGCGCCGTGCTGCTTGCCTCCTGCGCCAGGGTTTCCAACGAAAAGAGTGCAATTACGCACCCCGGAATCAACGCCCTTCTCAGCGTCATTCGGTCCTCACGTCGCTGCGTTTGAAACGGCCCCCCCTGAAGGATGCCGTGGACTTGAATCGTCCCTGGCTGAACGCTTCCGAGTCAACGGACATATCGGGATTTCAGGCACTTGCCTGCCAGTGCAGAGAGAGGGGAAATCTCTGCTCCCGGTGATACATGTGCCATGCTGATACATGGAGGCGCGGTTGACCCACCCGGTAGGGTGTGCGTCACAAGTCCCAGCAGGGCTTCCCAACGGCAGGAGGGCGCACGTGACGCGCCCCGCCGGAGAAACCCAGATGCCAGTCCCCCGCACCTCGTGCCCGCGCTTCGCGGGTGCACGCCGTCCGAGTCTACCTTCATCCCTTCCATGGCTGCTCGCGTCAGTCCTGGCGTTGAGCGTGTCCTGGCCGGCCAGCGCCGGTCCGCCTCCCTGGCGCAGTGTGTTGGCGCTGCCGCTCGCGCAATGCCCGCCCACGACGCCGCCGTACCCCGACGCGTCGGCGCCCGCCGGAGAGGTGACGACGGCCCGGCCGCAATTCGCCTGGAGCTCGGTGCCCGGCGCCACCTCGTACACGCTCTACGTGCTGGACACGTCCGACAACATCGTCCTGCGGCAGACCAACATCCCGACGACTTCGTTCATCCCCACGAGCAACCTGCCTGAGGGCGTGCAGCTCCGGTGGAAGGTGAAGGGCGAGAGTCCCTGCGGCCCGGGCCCCTACTCGCAGTCCGTGTACTTCATCGTCTTCACGACGCCGCCCTGTCCGCCGTACTCCGCGCCAGTGGGACACTGGCCCCACGACGCGATTGGCACGGCCCGGCCCACCTTCTCGTGGACGGCGGTGCGCGGGGCCACCTCGTACACGCTCTATGTCCTCGACCCGGCGGAGAACATCATCCTCCGGCAGACGAACCTGACGCAGACGTCCTTCACCCCCACGAGTGACTTGCCCGGAGGCATGCAGCTTCGCTGGAAGGTGAAGGGTGAGAGCCCATGCGGCCCGGGGCCGTACTCGCAGGACCTGTACTTCTCGGTGCCGGGCCCGCCAGCGCCGCCCTCGGTGCGGATTGTGTCTCCCGCCGACGAGAGCACGGTGACGGGGCCGGTGGACGTGCAGGTGCAGGTCAGCCCGGAGACGAGCTTCGTCGAGTTCTACGTGGACGGCGTCTACGTGACGGCGAAGGCCGGGGCGCCCTACAGCTTCGCGTGGAACCCGGCCATCAACCCGCTGCCGGCGCCGAACCACGCCATGCAACTGGGTTACCATTTCGTGGACGGCCGCTATGGGAACTTCAAGGCGGAGGTGTCTGGCTACACCAACCTGTATTACGCGTGGGCCCGGCGCGGGTACGAGCCGGACAGCACGGCGCCGGACTCAGTGTGGCTGCCATTGATGCAGAGCGCGGTGGCGTCCGCCGCCGCAGAGGGGTGGAGCATCCAGCTCAACCTCAACCTGCAGGAGCAGACGCCGGGACGGGTGACGCCGCTGGATGCGGTGCTCGACCTCATGGCGCCGTATTGGAGCCGCGTGTCGCGCATCGAATTGGCGTCGGGGCCGGACTGGAGCCGCGCGGAGACGGAGGCGCGACTCCAGGACCTGCGGGCGAGGCTGAGCGCGCGGGGGCTCGCCGCGCGGCCGCTGGGCAATGTCTACAGCACCAGCCAGGTGCGCACGTCGGATGCCATCTTCGCCAACGGCCTGGACTTCGTGAGCATCGAGGCCTTCCTCGACGGGCCGGGCAGTCCCATCAGCCAGGCCAACATCGGGAACCTCGTCTGGGATGTGAGCCAGGCGAAGCAGCGCGTGCCCACGAGCAAGCAACTCGTGCTGGTGGTGCAGTCCGACACGCGCAATGGCACGTGGACCAACATGGACACGCTGAAGGACCTGCAGCTCACGCCGTACTACCACCTGGGCGCGAATGACCCGCGCGTCGTCGCGCTCACGATGTACACGTACGGAAGGCCGCAGGGGGCGCGAGACACTCCCGAGCTGAAGCCCGCGCACATGCGCATCGCGGAGAAGATGTTTGGCTTCGCTCTCCCAGGCGCGAAGTGCGGACGAAGGATGCTGACAGCGGCGGCCTACAACGCGCAGGGCCAGGGCAACCTCCAGAACGTGGAGGTGACTGTCTCGGGCCCCGGGTGTCCGTGAGGTCGGTGACATGAGTCACGCGGGGCACCGCTCGCGAGAGGGCGGTGCCCCGGCGTGTCGTGAGATGCCTGGAGCATTGCTCGCGAGAGGGCGGTACCCCGGCGTGTCGCGAGAAGCCCGGAGCACTGCTCGCGAGAGGGCGCTGCCCCAGCGCGTCGTGAGGCGACTGAGGCTCAGTTCGCGAGAGGGCGGTGCCCCGCTGTGTCGTCCGTCGGTCCTTCCGCTTCGCATGACTGACAACACTCCGAGGGAGTCCGGCGAGAATCCCGGTTCCACGAGGAGGAGCGTCACGCATGCAAACCTGTCTCGCCCGTCGGTGGTGTCCCTGGGTCCTCGCGCTGCTGCTGAGCGCATGTGGTGCCGAAGTCGGCAAGCCGTCAGTGGAGGAGGGAAGGGCTCCGCCCACCGTGGAGACAGTGGCGCAGCCCGCGCTCACCGGTCCGTGCGCGGGCAACACGTCCTTCCAGGTGGGCGCGGGCATCTATGACATCACCGGCCCCGCGGCCGAACTGGGAATGATGGGCTACGCGATGCTGGAGCAGAAGACGGCGGGCATCCATCAGCGGTTGCGCGCGCGTGCCTTCGTCATCGCCTCTCCGTGCAATGGCAAGCGCGTGGCCTTCGTGAGCGCGGACGCGGCCTTCATCGCCCAGGGCGTCAAGCAGCAGGTGGTGGAGCGGCTGCGGGCTACGTACGGCGGCGCGTACTCGGATGACAACGTGGTGCTGAGCGCCACGCACACGCACAGCGGGCCGGGCGGTTTCTCGCACTACGCGCTCTACAACCTGACGATTCTCGGCTTCGACAAGCAGAACTTCGACGCCATCGTCGACGGCATCTACCAGTCCATCGTCCTGGCGCACGGCAATCTCACGGCGGGCTCGGTGCGCATGGCGTCCGGTGATTTGCTCAACACCAGCATCAATCGCTCACCTGAGGCGTACCTGCGAAATCCCGCCACGGAGCGTGCGCAGTTCAATCAAGACACAGACAAGCGGATGACGCTGCTGCGCTTGCAGTCCAGCACGGGTCAGGAGGTGGGCCTCATCAACTGGTTCGCCGTCCATGGCACGTCCATGGGCAATGACAACCTGCTCATCAGCGGCGACAACAAGGGCTACGCGGCCTACCTCTTCGAGAAGCAGAAGGGCACGAGCTACACCGCCGCAAAGACTTTCGTCGCCGCCTTTGCGCAGAGCAACGAGGGCGACGTGACGCCCAACATCTACGGCGGGGAGAACGGCGGCGGCGCCGACGACTTCGAGAGCACGGAGCTGTCCGGCCGCAAGCAATATGACCTCGCCCGCGCGCTGTACGACGGCGCGACGCAATCCCTCACGGGCGCGGTGGACTACCGGCACACCTACGTGAAGATGGACGAGGTGCAGGTGGCCCCCGCGTACACGGATGGCGTGGCCCGCACCACCTGCGAGGCGGCCATCGGCATCTCCATGCTGGCCGGCGCGGAGGACGGCCCGGGCTTCGGCAGCGAGGGCGCCACGTGTGAAGACATCCATGACGTGTGGAATGCCATCACCTGCGCGGTCACCACCACGCCGTGCCAGGGAGAGAAGCCCGTCGTGCTGGAGATGGGCACCATGCAGCCCTACCCGTGGACGCCGGAGGTGCTGCCACTCCAGGTGGTGACGCTGGGCAACCTGGCGCTGGTGGCGGTGCCCTTCGAGATGACCACCATGGCGGGCCGGCGGCTGCGAGCGACGGTGCAGGCGCAGCTCGCGCCGCTGGGCGTGGACACGGTGGTCATCGCGGGCCTGGCCAATGCGTACGCGGGCTATCTCGTCACGCGTGAGGAGTATGCGAAGCAGGACTACGAAGGCGCATCCACGCACTTCGGTCCATGGCAGCTCGCGGCGGTGCAGCAGGAGGCGGAGAAGCTGGCGTCCGCGCTGCGCACCGGCGTGTCCGTCCCCTCGGGGCCCACGCCGCGCGATTTGCGCAACGACCAGACGACGGTTCAAACGGGCGTGGTGTTCGATGACAAGCTGCTCTGGGTGGACTTCGGTGGCATCGTCACCAACGCACAGGCGTCATATTCGCGAGGCGCGACGGTGAGCGTGAAGTTCTGGGGCGGGCACCCGAAGAACAACCTGCGGCGGCAGGGGAGCTTCCTCCAGGTGCAGCGCAAGTCGGGCACGTCCTGGGTGACGGTGGCCAATG comes from Pyxidicoccus parkwaysis and encodes:
- a CDS encoding SusC/RagA family TonB-linked outer membrane protein yields the protein MTLRRALIPGCVIALFSLETLAQEASSTAPAPEPQAPAAQAPATPAPQPAAASPAAPAAQPAAAAPAATRTIKGRVADRLTNEGLPLVRVIIKGTTQGVETELDGTFTLPNVPMGAVTLLFSSQDYGEREVKVGANQREVLNVLLDNVFSEEMVVVGRASEVARKNLANSVASVNAEELNRSPAQTVDQALQGKVAGANIQSNSGAPGGGMQLRLRGVSTINGSTQPLYVIDGVLVSDVAIASGVYNVTDSVTGSNPSPTQDNQVNRIADINPNDIESIEVLKGASAAAIYGSKAANGVVIINTKRGREGAPKVDITQRLGFYSLANKLGTRRFETVDEVIETFGEDAAQYYVPGKTYDQEALLAGRRSLSSETLASISGAAGSTKYFASALVKNDEGIIANTGYEKQSFRLNLGQNVGEAVELNVSTNLIHTLGQRGLTNNDNQTITYYMTMPSSPEFLNLQADGNGVYPKNPFLGNGANPLQTAALVQNDEDVWRFIGAGDATVNLLKTEENHLRILANAGVDRFQQENTLLFPPELNFEPVDDTFPGTSLFGTSQVRNLNGGLNLVHTYRPASKALVSTTSGGVQFEERSINSVYVISENLNAGQSNVDSGTVVGVRQDKQLIRDRGYYVQEEMLMLDERLTLVGAIRGEQSSANGNENKLYFYPKLSTAYRLPSFHPVVNEFKLRAAYGETGNLPRYGMKFNSLPTINNVQGTPGLIGSGIAGDPNIRPERQREIEAGVDALFFGGDLVAELTLYQRTISDLILQRNMPPSTGFTTQIFNGGSLRNRGVEAMLQVTPVRGPLEWTSSATFALNRSKVTDLPVPAFLTGGFGTALGAFRIEQGASATQIVGNVRDANGNLQVKKLGDTEPDFIVGFANTLKYSDFTLSFMFHWQQGSDIINLTRFLYDASGTSVDFETGGRQRLADRRSNAGVYIEDATFVKLREVTLTYNLPKQWVSAIPKVQNARLSLSGRNLLTFTSYSGLDPEVSNFGNQAIARNIDVAPFPPSRSFWTSLDVGF
- a CDS encoding Ig-like domain-containing protein is translated as MSWPASAGPPPWRSVLALPLAQCPPTTPPYPDASAPAGEVTTARPQFAWSSVPGATSYTLYVLDTSDNIVLRQTNIPTTSFIPTSNLPEGVQLRWKVKGESPCGPGPYSQSVYFIVFTTPPCPPYSAPVGHWPHDAIGTARPTFSWTAVRGATSYTLYVLDPAENIILRQTNLTQTSFTPTSDLPGGMQLRWKVKGESPCGPGPYSQDLYFSVPGPPAPPSVRIVSPADESTVTGPVDVQVQVSPETSFVEFYVDGVYVTAKAGAPYSFAWNPAINPLPAPNHAMQLGYHFVDGRYGNFKAEVSGYTNLYYAWARRGYEPDSTAPDSVWLPLMQSAVASAAAEGWSIQLNLNLQEQTPGRVTPLDAVLDLMAPYWSRVSRIELASGPDWSRAETEARLQDLRARLSARGLAARPLGNVYSTSQVRTSDAIFANGLDFVSIEAFLDGPGSPISQANIGNLVWDVSQAKQRVPTSKQLVLVVQSDTRNGTWTNMDTLKDLQLTPYYHLGANDPRVVALTMYTYGRPQGARDTPELKPAHMRIAEKMFGFALPGAKCGRRMLTAAAYNAQGQGNLQNVEVTVSGPGCP
- a CDS encoding neutral/alkaline ceramidase, with amino-acid sequence MQTCLARRWCPWVLALLLSACGAEVGKPSVEEGRAPPTVETVAQPALTGPCAGNTSFQVGAGIYDITGPAAELGMMGYAMLEQKTAGIHQRLRARAFVIASPCNGKRVAFVSADAAFIAQGVKQQVVERLRATYGGAYSDDNVVLSATHTHSGPGGFSHYALYNLTILGFDKQNFDAIVDGIYQSIVLAHGNLTAGSVRMASGDLLNTSINRSPEAYLRNPATERAQFNQDTDKRMTLLRLQSSTGQEVGLINWFAVHGTSMGNDNLLISGDNKGYAAYLFEKQKGTSYTAAKTFVAAFAQSNEGDVTPNIYGGENGGGADDFESTELSGRKQYDLARALYDGATQSLTGAVDYRHTYVKMDEVQVAPAYTDGVARTTCEAAIGISMLAGAEDGPGFGSEGATCEDIHDVWNAITCAVTTTPCQGEKPVVLEMGTMQPYPWTPEVLPLQVVTLGNLALVAVPFEMTTMAGRRLRATVQAQLAPLGVDTVVIAGLANAYAGYLVTREEYAKQDYEGASTHFGPWQLAAVQQEAEKLASALRTGVSVPSGPTPRDLRNDQTTVQTGVVFDDKLLWVDFGGIVTNAQASYSRGATVSVKFWGGHPKNNLRRQGSFLQVQRKSGTSWVTVANDWDWETKYRWERNNCVPTFACSHVTVEWRIPADATPGTYRIRHDGDWKSGWDGLIRPYTGYSREFTVN